In Chrysoperla carnea chromosome 2, inChrCarn1.1, whole genome shotgun sequence, the following proteins share a genomic window:
- the LOC123293446 gene encoding uncharacterized protein LOC123293446 isoform X1, translating to MAFMMPVVKNDWDIYKSNRSRRSSECSNPQTCRSRKVSECSKSDGPSLSTSPGSDFMVGSPAHRSVPTNMTSRQYSTQISSRNSACSLQSPGKSTSSSPPKTSSQSSLNKFHNRLVDKLKRSLRHKDTSPSDEGGSTRSNS from the coding sequence atggcgtTCATGATGCCCGTTGTAAAAAACGATTGGgatatatataaatcaaatcGATCACGTCGTAGCTCGGAATGTTCAAATCCACAAACATGTCGTTCACGTAAAGTGTCCGAATGTTCGAAATCGGATGGGCCAAGTTTATCTACATCACCAGGTAGTGATTTTATGGTTGGCTCACCAGCACATCGTAGTGTACCAACAAATATGACGTCACGTCAATATTCAACACAAATCAGTTCACGAAATTCAGCATGTAGTCTACAATCACCCGGTAAGTCTACATCATCTTCGCCGCCCAAGACTAGTTCACAATCCAGTTTGAATAAGTTCCATAATCGTCTTGTGGATAAATTGAAGAGATCATTACGGCATAAAGATACATCACCTAGTGATGAGGGGGGAAGTACACGATCAAATTCATGA
- the LOC123293446 gene encoding uncharacterized protein LOC123293446 isoform X2, producing MAFMMPVVKNDWDIYKSNRSRRSSECSNPQTCRSRKVSECSKSDGPSLSTSPGSDFMVGSPAHRSVPTNMTSRQYSTQISSRNSACSLQSPDSSRNTNAT from the exons atggcgtTCATGATGCCCGTTGTAAAAAACGATTGGgatatatataaatcaaatcGATCACGTCGTAGCTCGGAATGTTCAAATCCACAAACATGTCGTTCACGTAAAGTGTCCGAATGTTCGAAATCGGATGGGCCAAGTTTATCTACATCACCAGGTAGTGATTTTATGGTTGGCTCACCAGCACATCGTAGTGTACCAACAAATATGACGTCACGTCAATATTCAACACAAATCAGTTCACGAAATTCAGCATGTAGTCTACAATCACCCG aTTCATCCCGAAATACAAATGCAACCTAA